Proteins encoded in a region of the Rhodococcus sp. SBT000017 genome:
- a CDS encoding cytochrome c biogenesis protein ResB: MQSSKGCGGVTADQTPALTSQGRLRRAIAAVRNRWRQLTSMRTALVLLFLLAIAAIPGALLPQRNLNTQAVDSYIAARPALGAVMDTLELFDVFGSFWFTAIYVLLFVSLIGCLTPRMIEHGKALRAQPVRVPRNLSRLPLHHSGALAGSPKTVIDDIAPHLRGWRTAVRPEPDGALTLSAEKGYTREAGNLLFHFSLIGLLAAIAIGKLSGYEGSVIVIADNGPGFCNTSPAIYDSFRAGNSTDGTGLEPFCIRVKDFNADYLENGQAEMFTSNISYQSADDIAADTWRDYQLKVNEPLRLGDERIYLTGHGYAPEFTVTFPDGQSRTEALQFRPDDATTFLSSGALRFDPPGGTYATADERRRGQIAIEGLFAPTAQFNGTLLSSRFPDLVDPAVAVDIYKGDTGLDTGIPQSIFSLDQEMINQGRLVKQDRVNLRPGESTTLTDGTNIRFNGAKEFANLQVGYDPAQLWVLVFAITMMTGLLVSLVIKRRRVWFRVLPAETGRSSVEMGGLARTDHAGWGPEFETLRTEIWTPRTKNHSETLDTETV, translated from the coding sequence ATGCAATCGTCGAAAGGGTGTGGCGGTGTGACAGCTGATCAAACCCCGGCGCTCACATCGCAGGGACGGTTACGCAGAGCAATCGCTGCGGTGCGCAACAGGTGGCGGCAACTGACCTCGATGCGAACGGCACTGGTGCTGCTGTTTTTGCTCGCTATCGCAGCAATCCCAGGCGCCCTGCTGCCACAGCGCAATCTCAACACCCAGGCGGTTGATTCCTACATCGCAGCGCGCCCGGCTCTCGGGGCCGTCATGGACACGCTGGAATTGTTCGACGTATTCGGAAGCTTCTGGTTCACCGCCATCTACGTCCTACTGTTTGTGTCGTTGATCGGCTGCCTGACTCCCCGAATGATCGAACACGGTAAAGCCCTTCGCGCACAGCCAGTTCGCGTACCCCGAAACCTTTCGCGACTACCGCTTCATCATTCGGGCGCTCTCGCCGGTAGCCCGAAAACCGTCATCGACGACATCGCGCCCCACTTGAGAGGGTGGCGTACTGCCGTTAGGCCCGAGCCCGATGGGGCGCTCACCCTCTCCGCCGAGAAGGGCTATACCCGCGAAGCGGGAAACCTACTTTTTCATTTCTCGCTGATCGGTCTGCTCGCGGCCATCGCCATCGGCAAGCTCTCCGGTTACGAAGGATCGGTCATCGTCATCGCCGACAACGGGCCCGGTTTCTGCAACACCTCGCCCGCCATCTACGACTCCTTCCGGGCCGGCAACAGCACCGACGGAACCGGGCTGGAGCCGTTCTGCATCAGAGTCAAGGACTTCAACGCCGACTACCTTGAGAACGGCCAGGCAGAGATGTTCACCTCGAACATCTCCTACCAGTCCGCCGACGACATCGCCGCAGACACCTGGCGCGACTATCAACTCAAAGTCAACGAACCCCTCCGGCTCGGAGATGAACGCATCTACCTCACCGGCCACGGATACGCCCCGGAATTCACCGTGACCTTCCCCGACGGTCAGAGTCGAACCGAGGCCCTGCAGTTCCGGCCCGACGACGCCACCACGTTCCTGAGTAGCGGGGCGTTGCGTTTCGATCCACCCGGCGGGACCTATGCCACCGCCGATGAGCGACGCCGCGGCCAGATCGCCATCGAAGGCCTCTTCGCTCCCACTGCGCAATTCAACGGAACCCTGCTCTCCTCCCGCTTCCCGGACTTGGTCGATCCTGCTGTGGCAGTGGATATCTACAAAGGAGATACCGGCCTCGACACCGGCATACCCCAGTCGATCTTCTCCCTGGACCAGGAGATGATCAACCAGGGCCGACTTGTCAAGCAGGATCGGGTGAACCTGCGTCCCGGTGAATCGACGACCCTCACCGACGGCACCAACATTCGATTCAACGGCGCCAAGGAGTTCGCCAACCTGCAGGTCGGATACGACCCCGCACAGTTGTGGGTGCTCGTGTTCGCGATCACGATGATGACCGGACTGTTGGTCTCGCTGGTGATCAAGCGACGTCGAGTCTGGTTCCGTGTACTCCCGGCCGAAACAGGCCGATCGAGCGTGGAGATGGGCGGGCTCGCCCGTACCGATCACGCCGGATGGGGACCCGAATTCGAGACCCTCCGCACCGAAATCTGGACGCCGCGGACAAAGAACCACTCCGAGACCCTCGATACAGAAACGGTGTAG